The DNA window CATGGCCCGCGAAGGTGGCCATCCACGTCGGACGATGATGCAGAAGAGTGAGGGTGCGGTGGCCGCAAGGCGACTTTTCGTGGATGGTCCGCTTTTGCGGACCGTGACACCGTCTGTCGAGGTGTCGTGTGCGGTCCATGCCGGGGTCCGTTCATGACAGCAGCCATCGATGCCACCCCGCCGCGAGCCCGCCCGAAGCCCCTTGTCTCACTGCGCGGCGTTACGAAGACCTTTTCGAACGGCACGACGGCGCTCGCCGGCCTCGACATGGACATCGCCGACGGCGAGTTCCTGAGCCTGCTCGGTCCGTCCGGTTGCGGCAAGTCCACGGTCCTTCGCATGCTCGCCGGCCTTTCCGAGCCCTCGGGCGGCACGATCGACTGGAAGAGCGCGACCTATGATGCCGCCGGCCGGCCGGAAATGGACATGAGCTTCGTCTTCCAGGAGGCGACGTTGATGCCCTGGGCGACGGTGGCAAGGAATGTCTGGCTGCCGCTCCGCCTCAAGGGCCAGACGCTGAAGGTCGCCCGCCCCAAGATCGACGAGGCGCTGGAGATGGTCGGCCTCGGCGGCTTTGCGGAGGCCTATCCGCGCGAACTCTCCGGCGGCATGAAGATGCGCGTCTCCATTGCCCGAGCGCTGGTGACCCGCCCGAAGATCCTGCTCATGGACGAGCCCTTCGCGGCGCTCGACGAGATCACCCGCCAGAAGCTCAACGACGATCTCCTGCACCTTTGGCAGACCTTCGGCTGGACGGTCGTCTTCGTCACCCACTCGGTCTTCGAGTCGGTTTATCTCTCGCAGCGCGTGGTGGTGATGGCGGCACGCCCCGGCCGCGTCGTCGACGATCTTGCGATCGA is part of the Hartmannibacter diazotrophicus genome and encodes:
- a CDS encoding ABC transporter ATP-binding protein; its protein translation is MTAAIDATPPRARPKPLVSLRGVTKTFSNGTTALAGLDMDIADGEFLSLLGPSGCGKSTVLRMLAGLSEPSGGTIDWKSATYDAAGRPEMDMSFVFQEATLMPWATVARNVWLPLRLKGQTLKVARPKIDEALEMVGLGGFAEAYPRELSGGMKMRVSIARALVTRPKILLMDEPFAALDEITRQKLNDDLLHLWQTFGWTVVFVTHSVFESVYLSQRVVVMAARPGRVVDDLAIERGASSSADYRTTEEYRVMCQRASASLLTAIGKGTPDE